The Streptomyces collinus DNA segment GCGGACACCGCCGTTGTTGTCCCAGAAGACGATCTTGCCCTTGCCGCTTCCGTCGGCGCCCTTGTCGCCGCCCGCTCCGCTGCCGTCGTCGCCGCAGGCGGTCGCGGTCAGCGCGAGCACGGCCCCCAGGGCGACGGCGGCCGAGGCCCGGCGCCCGCCTCTGCTGCTGGTGCGATTGCTGATCTTCATTGGTCGGCTCTCTTCTTCTGGATCCTGCGGAACTTGAGGGTGTGGAGGGTCAGTGGCGGGTGTGCGGCGCCCAGCCGTCGATGCCCTCCAGGTAGGCGGTGACGGTGTGGGAGCGCGCGTCCCGGTCGCTCATCTGTGGACGGTCGGCGGTGACCGTCGCGCCCGGGCCGTAGTTGCGGTGTTCGGTGAACCGTGCGTCCTTCCACGAGAACCCGCTCATATCGGTCCACGGCGAGGACTTGACCGCGGCGGGCAGCCGGGTGTCCCTAATCAGCACCTGGGCGACCGCGTCCGGCTCACCGCCCGGGTGCCAGGGCCGGCCGAGGTGGTAGGTCCCGGCGGGGGCGTCGCTGACGATCTTCGACCTGGTGATCAGGAACCCGTACGGGTTGCCCTTCCACGTCGACGCCGCCGTGATGTAGCCGTTGTTCGAGTCGGAGCCGCGGCTCAGCGCCCGGATGACCGACCGCTCGATCACCGTCGTGGCCCGTCCGTAGACGAAGTCGACGTCGCCCTCGATGTAGGAGTCGCGGACGTAGACCCGGCTGACGGTGGTCAGCTTGGGGCTGTCGGTCATCAGGGTGTCCTGGTTGCCCAGGAACGCGGTGTCCTCGAAGACGATCCGGTCGCCGGTCGTCTTCATCGCCAGGGCCTGCTCGCCCTTCAGCTCGTGCGCGGCCTCGTCGAAGTCGTTGCTGAAGGTGAGGTTGCGTGCGGTGACGTCGTTCGCGGCGATCCGGACGGTGGCGCTGCCCGTCGACCCCCCGTACTCGGCGGGCGTGTCGAAGACGATGACGGTGTCGGAGCGGTCGCGTCCGGTCCCCCGCAGCAGGATGTTCGGCTTGCTCGCGGGGATGAACACCTTCTCGCGGTAGGTGCCCGGCGCGACGGCGATGGTGATCGGGGTGTCGTTGCCCTCGGGGACGGCGTCCACGGCGGCCTGCACGGTCGGGTGGTCGCCCGGGACGTGCAGGGTGACCGGCCCGCCGATCCGCTGCTGCGGCCCGGAGAACCGCTTCACCAGCGCGGGCACCGCCGCGGCCGGGTCGAGCCGGTAGGCGTAGAACTCCCGCGGGTCGAACGCCGTGCCCCACGCGTCGTGCCGGCCCGTCGTGTTGCGCAGGATCGACCCGCGCTGCACCAGCTCCGCCGTCGCGTCGGCCTGGTACGGGTGCTGGACGCCGTCGTAGAAGCTGTTCTCGATGACCATCTTCGTCCTGCCGCGCGACCAGTTGCCGTACGTCCAGACCGGGTCGCCGTCGGACAGCTGCGCGGACAGGTAGTTGTTGTAGAGGTGCGCGTAGGCGCAGTTGTCGGCGGACGGGTTGCGCTGCTTGGTGGCGCGGAACCAGTTGTGGTCGACGGTGATCTGCGTCGTGACGTTCGGGGTCCAGCCGATGCCGAAGGTCTTGTTGTTGTCGGTGAACTGGTTGTAGGAGACGGTGACGTACTCGCTGTCCTTGCGGATGTCGAGCTGCCCGTCGCAGATCCGCGAGAACCGTATGTGGTCGATCCACACGTGGTGGGCGGTGTCCAGGCGGATGCCGTCGTAGTCGGTGTCTTTGCAGTCCCAGTTGCCGTCGATGGCCGTGTCGCGGATGGTCAGGTTGCGGATGACGACGTTGTGCGTGCCGGGGTCGAGGGTGAAGCCGCCGTGCACGATCTCGGCGGTGTCGCTCACGCCGATGATGGTCTTGTCCGAGGCGACGGCTATCTCCCTGCCGAAGGGCTCCATCTCCAAGGCGCCCTTGACGCGGATGACGTACGGCTCCTCGGCCGCCGCGTACTTCGCGAGTGCGGCCTGGTCGGTGACGGTGACGACCTTGCCGCCCGCCCCGCCGGTGGTGCCGCCGGCGAGGGAGGCGAAACCGTGCGGCCGGTCGGTCCAGCGGTCCGCCGCGGGCCCGGGTTTCGCCGGGGTCCCGGGTTTCGCCGGGGGCGCCGCGTGGGCGTCCCCCATCGCCCCGAGGCCCAGCGCGGCGACGAGGCCGAGCACGGCGGCGAGGGCCGTGCGCGGCCGACCCGGTCTCGACAAGCGCTTGCTACGGCGGAAGTGCGTCATTGCGGCTCCCAACAGGCTGACGACAGGGGTGTGTTACGAGGCGCTGATCCGGAAGCGGGTGAAGGCCGCCGCTCCGGCGTGCCCCTGGCCGGCGGGCGCGAGGGCGAACAGGCCGAGCAGGGCGCCGACCCAGCGCCACGGGGTGGCGGCGAAGACGGGACCGGACGGCCGGAAGCCGTCGCCGACGTCGGCGGAGAAGCGGCAGCGCGCCCCCGCGCCGATCTCGATCCGCAGCCGGGCCCGGCCCTCGGGGGCGAGCCGGGGGTGGGCGGCGTCGCGTTCCCCCTCCGCCACGGCCTCGGCGAACCGGTGCACGAGGTGGACCGTGCCGTCCGTGCCGCGCTGGAGTCCGATCCAGCCGAACGCGTCCCCGAGGACCGCGAGTCCGGCCCGGGCCCCGGGCTCGTCGCTGTCGAGGCGCAGCTCCACTTCGGCGGTACAGGGTGCGCCGGGCAGCCGCTGGGTCAGCACATGGGGCAGTTTTCGCAGGTCGCGAGCGTTCTGCGAGCGTACGCAGGTCAGCCGCAGTCCGTCTCCGGAGTGCTGGGTGGCCCAGCCGTCGCCCGGGTTGGCCGTCCACTGCCACTGCCGGCCGTATCGTCCGCCGGGGAAGTCGTCGTCGGCGGCGGGCGCGGCGGGCGGTTGCGGCGGCAGGTCGGGGCGTCGGTGTCCGGCGACGGGCGCACCGTCGTCCCCGAGCACCGGCCATTCGTCCGGGCCCCAGCTCATGGGCTGGAGGTGGACGACCCGGCCGTAGGCGCCGCGCTGCTGGAAGTGCAGGAACCAGTCCTCGCCGGACGGAGTACGCACCCAGGCTCCCTGGTGGGGGCCGTTGACGTCGGTGTCCTTCTGCTCCAGGACGATCCGCTCCTCGTACGGCCCGAAGAAGCCGCGCGAGCGGAAGGCGCCCTGCCAGCCGGTCTCCACACCCCCGGCGGGGGCGAGGATCCAGAACCAGCCGCCGTGCCGGTGGAGCTTGGGGCCTTCGAGGGTGAACCAGCCGGGTATGCGGTCCCCGTCGACGATCACCTTGCCCTCGTCGAGGAGGCCGGTGCCGTCGGGGCGCATCCGGTGGCCGGTGAGGCGGTTCTTGACGCCGGAGCGGGACTTGGCCCAGGCGTGGACCAGGTAGGCCTCACCGGTCTCCTCGTCCCACAGGGGGCACGGGTCGATCAGGCCCTTGCCCGCCTTCAGCAGGTGCGGGCGGGTCCAGGGGCCGCGGACCGCCGGGGCGTTGACCTGGAAGATGCCCTGGTCGGGATCGCCCCAGAAGATCCAGAAGCGTTCGTCGTGATACCTGAGGGACGGGGCCCAGACGCCGCAGTCGTGTCGGGGCGCCGCGAACTCCTCGGCCGGTTCCAGGCGTTCCAGGGCGTGGCCGACCAGGGTCCAGTTGACGAGGTCCCGGGAGTGCAGCAGCGGCAGGCCGGGGACGCGGCCGAAGCTGGAGGCGGTCAGGTAGAAGTCGTCGCCGACGCGGACGACGTCCGGGTCGGACCAGTCGGCGTCGAGGACCGGGTTGCGGTAGGTCTCGGAGGTCACGGGCTCACCGCCTTGCGGACGAGGGACGCCGCGGCGTCGCGGTCGAGACGGCCGTCGGCGACGACGGTGACCACCCGGCGCACGACGGTCTCGCCCGGCGGGACCGGCACCCGTTCGTCGTACGCCAGGGAGGAGCCGACGCCCGGGTACTCCTCGGTGCGCACGAACCACGGGTCGCGGCGGGTCCGTTCGGTGGCGCCGGCGAAGACCAGCGTCCAAGTGGCGCCCCGCAGGGCGAGCCAGTCGGCGGGGTGGCCGTGGACCTTCTCCTCGCCGTCGGCGGCGGCCGTGAAGACCTCCGGCGCACAGGGCTCCTTGCGGGCCCGCCAGAAGAAGCCCCCGTAGGCGGCGCCCGGGCGCCCGTTGGTCGCGGGGCTGCCGATCGACAGCGGGTTCCCGGTGACGTTGGTGAGGGAGAACGTCAGGTCCAGCGCCCAGGCCCGGCCGGTGAGTTCGGTGGCCGCGACCGTCCGGCGTTCGCGCAGCAGCTCGCCGCCCGCGCTCACCCAGCGCAGCTCCTCCACGAAGCCGTCCGGGTCGCGCAGCTGGAAGGCGATGTGCCGCTGCGCGCCGTGGTTGTCGAGCTCGGTGGGGCCCTGGTCGCGGACGTAGGTGCGCCCGCCCCAGAAGTTGAACCCCTCGAC contains these protein-coding regions:
- a CDS encoding pectinesterase family protein — its product is MTHFRRSKRLSRPGRPRTALAAVLGLVAALGLGAMGDAHAAPPAKPGTPAKPGPAADRWTDRPHGFASLAGGTTGGAGGKVVTVTDQAALAKYAAAEEPYVIRVKGALEMEPFGREIAVASDKTIIGVSDTAEIVHGGFTLDPGTHNVVIRNLTIRDTAIDGNWDCKDTDYDGIRLDTAHHVWIDHIRFSRICDGQLDIRKDSEYVTVSYNQFTDNNKTFGIGWTPNVTTQITVDHNWFRATKQRNPSADNCAYAHLYNNYLSAQLSDGDPVWTYGNWSRGRTKMVIENSFYDGVQHPYQADATAELVQRGSILRNTTGRHDAWGTAFDPREFYAYRLDPAAAVPALVKRFSGPQQRIGGPVTLHVPGDHPTVQAAVDAVPEGNDTPITIAVAPGTYREKVFIPASKPNILLRGTGRDRSDTVIVFDTPAEYGGSTGSATVRIAANDVTARNLTFSNDFDEAAHELKGEQALAMKTTGDRIVFEDTAFLGNQDTLMTDSPKLTTVSRVYVRDSYIEGDVDFVYGRATTVIERSVIRALSRGSDSNNGYITAASTWKGNPYGFLITRSKIVSDAPAGTYHLGRPWHPGGEPDAVAQVLIRDTRLPAAVKSSPWTDMSGFSWKDARFTEHRNYGPGATVTADRPQMSDRDARSHTVTAYLEGIDGWAPHTRH
- a CDS encoding glycoside hydrolase family 43 protein; this translates as MTSETYRNPVLDADWSDPDVVRVGDDFYLTASSFGRVPGLPLLHSRDLVNWTLVGHALERLEPAEEFAAPRHDCGVWAPSLRYHDERFWIFWGDPDQGIFQVNAPAVRGPWTRPHLLKAGKGLIDPCPLWDEETGEAYLVHAWAKSRSGVKNRLTGHRMRPDGTGLLDEGKVIVDGDRIPGWFTLEGPKLHRHGGWFWILAPAGGVETGWQGAFRSRGFFGPYEERIVLEQKDTDVNGPHQGAWVRTPSGEDWFLHFQQRGAYGRVVHLQPMSWGPDEWPVLGDDGAPVAGHRRPDLPPQPPAAPAADDDFPGGRYGRQWQWTANPGDGWATQHSGDGLRLTCVRSQNARDLRKLPHVLTQRLPGAPCTAEVELRLDSDEPGARAGLAVLGDAFGWIGLQRGTDGTVHLVHRFAEAVAEGERDAAHPRLAPEGRARLRIEIGAGARCRFSADVGDGFRPSGPVFAATPWRWVGALLGLFALAPAGQGHAGAAAFTRFRISAS
- a CDS encoding DUF6807 domain-containing protein, with protein sequence MTSNDTTVLRVAGRPVGRYVTRPELPARLSPRPYLHPVTTLAGTAVTELAPADHAHHLGVGVAVPDVEGFNFWGGRTYVRDQGPTELDNHGAQRHIAFQLRDPDGFVEELRWVSAGGELLRERRTVAATELTGRAWALDLTFSLTNVTGNPLSIGSPATNGRPGAAYGGFFWRARKEPCAPEVFTAAADGEEKVHGHPADWLALRGATWTLVFAGATERTRRDPWFVRTEEYPGVGSSLAYDERVPVPPGETVVRRVVTVVADGRLDRDAAASLVRKAVSP